Proteins found in one Streptococcus mitis genomic segment:
- a CDS encoding aminoglycoside 6-adenylyltransferase yields MRTETEMLDLILQTAKTIQVETVAMSGSRTNPKAPKDEFQDYDVIYVVDNLDNLTRDISWIDQFGKRILEQEVRLGHRRLYLMLFEDGNRIDLTLCPKQQIQEWVDSEAGFTVLEDPEHLFEPYSPNIERYWTNSATEKDFEKVCNEFWWVSAYVVKGICRKQVIYTTDHLYGICQQEFLKILAWQVASDRGAVDIGKNYKYIFNYLPAQKENEFSSLLDFSNSDKITQSLFATMKLFHQEAQTLAQKMGFDYDKEVAEKMIEYAESRLLNR; encoded by the coding sequence ATGAGAACAGAAACAGAAATGCTAGATCTGATTTTACAAACTGCCAAAACTATTCAAGTAGAAACTGTCGCCATGTCTGGTTCACGGACAAACCCAAAGGCCCCAAAAGATGAATTTCAAGACTATGATGTTATCTATGTCGTAGATAATTTAGATAATCTAACGAGAGACATTTCTTGGATAGATCAGTTTGGCAAACGTATTCTTGAGCAAGAAGTTAGGTTGGGACATCGTCGTCTATACCTCATGCTCTTTGAAGATGGCAATCGAATTGATCTAACCCTCTGTCCAAAACAACAAATTCAAGAGTGGGTAGACAGTGAGGCCGGATTTACTGTTTTAGAAGATCCAGAGCATTTATTTGAACCCTATTCACCAAATATAGAGCGTTACTGGACAAATTCAGCTACTGAAAAGGATTTTGAAAAAGTCTGCAATGAATTTTGGTGGGTATCAGCCTACGTGGTTAAGGGGATTTGTCGCAAACAAGTCATTTATACGACGGACCATCTCTATGGCATTTGTCAACAAGAATTCTTGAAAATCTTGGCTTGGCAGGTTGCAAGTGATAGGGGAGCAGTTGATATCGGTAAAAATTATAAGTACATCTTTAACTATTTGCCTGCTCAGAAAGAGAATGAATTCTCAAGTCTACTTGATTTCTCAAATAGTGACAAAATCACTCAGTCTTTATTTGCTACGATGAAATTATTCCACCAAGAGGCTCAGACCCTTGCTCAAAAGATGGGTTTTGACTACGATAAAGAAGTAGCTGAGAAGATGATTGAGTATGCTGAGTCGAGACTTCTTAATCGCTAA
- the parC gene encoding DNA topoisomerase IV subunit A: MSNIQNMSLEDIMGERFGRYSKYIIQDRALPDIRDGLKPVQRRILYSMNKDGNTFDKSYRKSAKSVGNIMGNFHPHGDSSIYDAMVRMSQDWKNREILVEMHGNNGSMDGDPPAAMRYTEARLSEIAGYLLQDIEKKTVPFAWNFDDTEKEPTVLPAAFPNLLVNGSTGISAGYATDIPPHNLAEVIDATVYMIDHPTAKVDKLMEFLPGPDFPTGGIIQGRDEIKKAYETGKGRVVVRSKTEIEKLKGGKEQIVITEIPYEINKANLVKKIDDVRVNNKVAGIAEVRDESDRDGLRIAIELKKDANTELVLNYLFKYTDLQINYNFNMVAIDNFTPRQVGIVPILSSYIAHRREVILARSRFDKEKAEKRLHIVEGLIRVISILDEVIALIRVSENKADAKENLKVSYDFTEEQAEAIVTLQLYRLTNTDVVVLQEEEAELREKIAMLAAIIGDERTMYNLMKKELREVKKKFATPRLSSLEDTAKAIEIDTASLIAEEDTYVSVTKAGYIKRTSPRSFAASTLEEIGKRDDDRLIFVQAVKTTQNLLMFTTLGNVIYRPIHELADIRWKDIGEHLSQTITNFETNEEILYAEVVDQFDDATTYFAATRLGQIKRVERKEFSPWRTYKSKSVKYAKLKDDTDQIVAVAPIKLDDVLLISQNGYALRFNIEEVPVVGAKAAGVKAMNLKEDDVLQSAFICNTSSFYLLTQRGSLKRVSIDEIPVTSRAKRGLQVLRELKNKPHRVFLAGAVAEQGFIGDLFSTDMEENDQTLLVQSNKGTIYESRLQDLNLSERTSNGSFISDTISDEEVFDAYLKEVFPEAK, from the coding sequence ATGTCTAACATTCAAAACATGTCCCTAGAGGACATTATGGGAGAGCGCTTTGGTCGCTATTCCAAATACATTATTCAAGACCGGGCTTTGCCAGATATTCGTGATGGCTTGAAGCCGGTTCAGCGCCGTATTCTTTATTCGATGAATAAGGATGGCAATACCTTTGATAAGAGCTACCGCAAGTCGGCCAAGTCTGTCGGGAATATCATGGGGAATTTTCACCCACACGGTGACAGTTCCATCTATGATGCCATGGTTCGTATGTCACAGGACTGGAAAAACCGTGAGATTTTGGTCGAAATGCACGGTAATAACGGTTCTATGGACGGAGATCCGCCTGCGGCTATGCGTTATACTGAGGCACGTCTGTCTGAAATTGCTGGCTATCTTCTTCAGGATATCGAGAAGAAGACCGTTCCTTTTGCCTGGAACTTTGATGACACCGAAAAAGAGCCGACAGTCTTACCAGCAGCCTTTCCAAACCTTTTAGTCAATGGTTCGACTGGTATTTCGGCTGGATATGCCACAGATATTCCACCCCATAATTTAGCTGAGGTCATTGATGCCACTGTTTATATGATTGACCATCCAACAGCTAAGGTGGACAAGCTCATGGAATTTTTGCCTGGACCAGATTTTCCGACTGGAGGAATCATTCAGGGTCGTGATGAAATCAAGAAGGCCTATGAAACTGGGAAAGGGCGCGTGGTTGTTCGTTCCAAGACTGAGATTGAAAAGCTAAAAGGTGGTAAGGAACAAATCGTTATCACCGAGATTCCTTATGAAATCAACAAGGCCAATCTGGTTAAGAAAATCGATGATGTCCGTGTCAATAACAAGGTGGCTGGTATTGCTGAGGTTCGTGATGAGTCTGACCGTGACGGTCTTCGTATCGCTATTGAGCTAAAAAAAGATGCTAATACCGAGCTTGTTCTAAACTATCTATTTAAGTACACCGACCTACAAATCAATTACAACTTCAACATGGTGGCGATTGACAATTTCACACCTCGTCAGGTTGGGATTGTCCCAATCTTGTCTAGCTATATCGCCCACCGTCGTGAAGTGATTCTGGCCCGTTCACGCTTTGACAAGGAAAAGGCTGAGAAACGTCTCCATATCGTCGAAGGTCTGATTCGCGTGATTTCGATTTTGGACGAAGTCATTGCTCTTATCCGTGTTTCTGAGAATAAGGCTGACGCTAAGGAAAATCTCAAGGTCAGCTATGACTTTACAGAAGAGCAGGCTGAGGCTATTGTTACCTTGCAACTATACCGCTTGACCAATACAGACGTAGTTGTCTTGCAGGAAGAAGAAGCAGAACTTCGTGAGAAGATTGCTATGCTTGCGGCTATTATCGGTGATGAACGTACCATGTACAATCTCATGAAGAAAGAACTTCGTGAAGTTAAGAAGAAGTTTGCGACTCCACGTTTAAGTTCTTTAGAGGACACTGCGAAAGCAATCGAGATTGACACAGCTAGTCTGATCGCCGAGGAAGATACCTATGTCAGCGTGACAAAGGCAGGTTATATCAAGCGTACTAGTCCACGTTCTTTTGCAGCTTCAACGCTAGAGGAAATTGGTAAACGTGATGATGACCGTTTGATCTTTGTACAAGCTGTCAAGACCACCCAGAATCTTCTGATGTTCACGACTCTTGGAAATGTTATTTATCGACCAATTCATGAATTGGCTGATATTCGTTGGAAGGATATCGGTGAGCACCTGAGCCAGACCATTACAAACTTTGAAACTAACGAAGAAATCCTTTATGCTGAAGTCGTGGATCAGTTTGATGATGCGACAACTTATTTTGCAGCTACTCGTCTCGGTCAAATCAAACGCGTAGAACGCAAAGAATTCTCTCCATGGCGAACCTATAAGTCTAAGTCTGTCAAGTATGCCAAGTTGAAAGATGATACGGACCAGATTGTAGCAGTGGCTCCGATTAAACTAGATGATGTTCTTTTGATTAGCCAAAATGGTTATGCCCTGCGTTTCAATATCGAAGAGGTTCCAGTTGTCGGTGCTAAGGCTGCAGGTGTCAAGGCTATGAATTTGAAAGAAGATGATGTCCTCCAATCTGCCTTTATCTGTAACACCTCATCCTTCTACCTCTTGACCCAACGTGGAAGTTTGAAACGTGTTTCTATTGACGAAATTCCGGTAACCAGCCGTGCCAAACGTGGGTTACAAGTCTTGCGTGAGCTAAAAAATAAACCGCATCGTGTCTTCTTAGCAGGAGCAGTTGCAGAGCAAGGATTTATTGGTGATCTCTTCAGTACAGATATGGAAGAGAACGACCAAACTCTGCTTGTTCAATCAAACAAAGGAACAATCTATGAAAGCCGATTGCAGGACTTGAATTTGTCAGAACGAACTAGTAACGGAAGCTTTATTTCTGATACTATTTCTGATGAAGAAGTTTTTGACGCTTATCTTAAAGAAGTATTTCCAGAAGCTAAATAA
- a CDS encoding branched-chain amino acid aminotransferase — protein MTVTIDWENLGFSYIKLPYRYIAHFKNGQWNQGELTEDATLHISESSPSLHYGQQAFEGLKAYRTKDGSVQLFRPDENAKRLQRTCDRLLMPQVPTEMFVEACKAVVRANEEYVPPYGTGGTLYLRPLLIGVGDIIGVKPAEEYIFTIFAMPVGNYFKGGLVPTNFLIQDEYDRAAPNGTGAAKVGGNYAASLLPGKLAKSRHFSDVIYLDPSTHTKIEEVGSANFFGITADNEFVTPLSPSILPSITKYSLLYLAEHRLGLTPIEGDVPIDNLDRFVEAGACGTAAVISPIGGIQHGDDFHVFYSETEVGPVTRKLYDELTGIQFGDIEAPEGWIVKVD, from the coding sequence ATGACAGTAACGATTGATTGGGAAAACCTTGGTTTCTCCTATATAAAATTACCTTATCGCTATATTGCTCATTTTAAAAATGGACAATGGAATCAAGGAGAACTTACAGAAGATGCAACCTTGCATATTTCAGAGTCTTCTCCAAGTCTTCACTATGGTCAACAAGCCTTTGAAGGTTTGAAAGCTTACCGTACTAAGGATGGCAGTGTTCAACTGTTCCGTCCTGACGAAAATGCTAAACGTCTGCAACGTACTTGTGATCGTCTCTTGATGCCACAAGTTCCAACAGAAATGTTTGTAGAAGCGTGTAAGGCAGTTGTTCGTGCGAATGAAGAATACGTACCACCATACGGAACAGGTGGAACCTTATATCTTCGCCCTCTTTTGATTGGTGTCGGAGATATTATTGGGGTTAAACCAGCAGAAGAGTATATTTTCACCATCTTTGCCATGCCAGTTGGAAATTACTTTAAAGGTGGTTTGGTTCCAACCAACTTCTTGATTCAGGATGAATACGATCGTGCTGCTCCAAATGGTACAGGTGCGGCTAAGGTTGGTGGGAACTATGCTGCCAGTCTCTTGCCAGGGAAATTGGCGAAATCACGTCACTTCTCAGATGTTATCTATCTAGACCCATCAACTCATACAAAGATTGAAGAAGTCGGTTCAGCTAACTTCTTTGGAATTACAGCTGATAATGAATTTGTAACACCATTGAGCCCATCTATCTTGCCATCTATTACTAAGTATTCTTTGCTTTATTTGGCAGAACACCGCTTGGGCTTGACTCCTATTGAGGGAGATGTCCCAATTGATAACCTTGACCGTTTTGTAGAGGCAGGTGCCTGTGGTACAGCAGCAGTTATTTCACCAATTGGTGGAATTCAGCACGGTGATGATTTCCATGTATTCTATAGTGAAACAGAAGTTGGTCCTGTGACTCGTAAACTCTATGATGAATTGACAGGTATTCAGTTTGGTGATATTGAAGCGCCAGAAGGTTGGATTGTAAAAGTAGATTAA
- a CDS encoding peptide ABC transporter substrate-binding protein, translating to MKSKKWLLTAGVVLSTTALLVACGKADKEADAPTTFSYVYAVDPASLDYSIATRTSTTDVIGNVVDGLMENDQYGNVIPSLAEDWSVSKDGLTYTYKLRKGVKWYTSEGEEYAEVTAHDFVTGLKHVADGKSDGVSLIQNSIKGLDAYMTGETNDFSTVGVKALDDYTVEYTLNKPESFWNSKVTTATMLPVNEEFLKASGKDYGAVTPAGILYNGPYILKTLTSKSLIEYEKNPNYWDKEKVKIEKIKLTYYDGSDQESLIRSFSSGAYTTARLFPSSSNFASTLEQYGDKITYSPQDSSSYYFTFNVNRQSYNKTAKTSEEQKTSTKEAMLNKDFRQAINFAFNRHSYAAQLNGEDGADKIIRNSLVPDNFVQAGGKNFGQIAQAELVNYGDQWKGVELVDGKDSIYNPDKAKAAFDKAKKDLESKGVTFPIHLDVPVEQTDTIAVQQSNSFKQSIESTLGAENVVIDVLQMTDNEKETITSQARVPSQKDYDLNSTGWAPSYQDPASYLTIMDPKSGSAMKHLGITKGKDKDVVAKVGLDQYKKLLDDADSETTNLEERYEKYAKAQAWLTDSSLLMPTASSGGSPVVSNVVPFSKPYSQVGIKGDPYIFKGMKLQKDIVTTKEYEEALKKWQKEKLESNGKYQKELEKHIK from the coding sequence ATGAAATCGAAAAAGTGGCTCTTAACAGCAGGAGTGGTCCTGAGCACAACAGCTCTATTAGTGGCTTGTGGAAAAGCTGATAAAGAAGCAGATGCACCGACAACATTTTCATATGTCTATGCAGTAGATCCGGCATCTTTGGATTATAGTATAGCGACTCGTACATCTACAACAGATGTCATCGGGAACGTGGTTGATGGCTTGATGGAAAACGACCAATACGGAAATGTTATTCCTTCCTTGGCTGAAGATTGGTCTGTGTCAAAAGATGGTTTGACTTATACCTACAAACTACGTAAAGGAGTTAAATGGTACACTTCTGAAGGTGAAGAATATGCAGAAGTAACAGCCCATGACTTTGTAACAGGATTGAAACACGTAGCTGACGGTAAGTCAGACGGTGTTTCTCTCATCCAAAATTCAATCAAGGGATTGGATGCCTACATGACTGGTGAGACCAATGATTTCTCTACAGTTGGTGTCAAGGCCTTGGACGATTACACAGTTGAATATACCCTAAACAAACCAGAAAGCTTCTGGAACTCTAAAGTCACAACAGCAACGATGTTGCCTGTAAATGAAGAGTTTTTGAAAGCATCAGGTAAAGATTATGGAGCAGTTACTCCAGCAGGAATTCTCTACAATGGTCCTTATATCTTGAAGACCTTGACATCTAAATCGTTGATTGAATACGAGAAAAACCCAAATTACTGGGATAAAGAAAAGGTAAAAATCGAGAAGATTAAATTGACTTACTACGATGGTTCTGATCAGGAATCGTTGATTCGTAGCTTCTCTTCTGGTGCCTATACGACAGCTCGTCTCTTCCCAAGTAGCTCAAACTTTGCTTCTACTTTGGAACAATACGGAGATAAAATCACTTATAGTCCACAGGACTCAAGTAGCTATTACTTCACCTTTAACGTAAATCGCCAGTCATATAATAAAACTGCGAAAACAAGTGAAGAGCAAAAGACTTCTACTAAAGAAGCTATGCTTAATAAGGACTTCCGTCAGGCTATCAACTTTGCCTTCAACCGCCATTCTTATGCTGCTCAGTTAAATGGTGAAGATGGGGCGGACAAGATTATTCGTAACAGTTTAGTTCCAGATAACTTCGTGCAAGCAGGTGGTAAGAACTTTGGTCAAATCGCTCAAGCAGAGTTGGTGAACTACGGTGACCAATGGAAAGGTGTTGAGCTAGTTGACGGTAAGGACTCTATCTACAACCCTGACAAGGCTAAAGCAGCCTTTGACAAAGCTAAGAAAGATTTGGAATCTAAAGGGGTAACTTTCCCAATTCACTTGGATGTTCCAGTTGAACAAACAGATACCATCGCCGTTCAACAAAGTAACTCTTTCAAACAGTCAATCGAATCAACTCTTGGTGCTGAAAATGTTGTCATCGACGTTCTTCAAATGACAGATAATGAAAAGGAAACAATCACTTCTCAAGCGCGTGTTCCTTCTCAAAAAGACTATGATTTGAATAGTACAGGATGGGCTCCAAGCTATCAAGACCCAGCATCTTATTTAACTATCATGGATCCTAAATCAGGTTCTGCTATGAAACACCTAGGTATCACTAAAGGAAAAGACAAGGATGTCGTAGCTAAGGTTGGTTTGGACCAGTATAAGAAATTATTGGATGATGCCGATTCAGAAACTACGAATCTTGAAGAGCGCTATGAAAAATATGCCAAGGCTCAAGCTTGGTTGACAGATAGTTCATTATTGATGCCAACAGCCTCATCTGGTGGTTCTCCAGTTGTAAGTAATGTAGTGCCATTCTCAAAACCATACTCACAAGTTGGTATTAAGGGTGACCCATATATCTTTAAGGGAATGAAGTTGCAAAAAGATATCGTTACAACAAAAGAATATGAAGAAGCACTGAAAAAATGGCAAAAAGAAAAATTGGAATCAAACGGTAAGTACCAAAAAGAACTAGAAAAACACATTAAATAA
- a CDS encoding DUF2969 domain-containing protein translates to MSKKDKKIEIQVADAKVNVGKDSFEGYTLTIGKKVIGEIAELDGQFAIIKNGNVDSFYKKLEKAVEILIENYNLAK, encoded by the coding sequence ATGAGTAAGAAAGATAAAAAAATCGAAATTCAAGTAGCAGATGCCAAAGTTAATGTTGGTAAAGACAGTTTTGAAGGTTATACATTGACTATCGGTAAAAAAGTTATCGGAGAAATTGCCGAATTAGACGGACAATTTGCCATCATAAAGAATGGGAATGTCGATAGTTTTTATAAAAAATTGGAAAAAGCTGTGGAAATTTTGATTGAAAATTATAATTTAGCAAAATAA